One window of Robiginitalea biformata HTCC2501 genomic DNA carries:
- a CDS encoding TPM domain-containing protein — MRFQKASRILLLACLLAGSWLNAQFQIPEKPPESGQTSLYDYYGLLSDTQAQQLEQKLIRYSDSTSTQIVVAIIASTEGENIQYLGAQWGQAWGIGQEKEDNGILVLLARDDRRIGINTGYGVEEFLTDALSRRIINQVIIPEFKAGDYYAGLDKGTDAIFQVLTGQFEGSGRTDGGRFPFGAFLPFLIFIVVIIILASRRNRGGGSGGRRRGLDLWDVIILSNMGRSGSSGGGFGGGGGFGGGFGGGFGGGGFGGGGASGGW, encoded by the coding sequence ATGAGATTTCAAAAGGCTAGCCGCATCTTACTACTTGCCTGCCTGCTTGCGGGCAGCTGGCTGAATGCCCAGTTCCAGATTCCGGAAAAACCCCCGGAATCCGGGCAAACCAGCCTCTACGACTATTACGGGTTACTGAGCGACACCCAGGCACAGCAGTTGGAGCAAAAGCTCATCCGCTATTCGGACAGCACCTCCACGCAGATCGTGGTGGCCATTATCGCCTCTACGGAAGGGGAAAACATCCAGTACCTCGGGGCGCAATGGGGCCAGGCCTGGGGCATCGGCCAGGAAAAGGAGGACAACGGCATCCTGGTGCTGCTCGCCCGGGACGACCGGCGGATCGGAATCAATACCGGATACGGGGTGGAGGAGTTTCTCACGGACGCCCTGTCCCGCCGGATCATCAACCAGGTGATTATCCCGGAATTCAAAGCGGGCGACTACTACGCCGGCCTGGACAAGGGGACGGATGCCATCTTCCAGGTGCTGACCGGCCAGTTTGAAGGCTCGGGCCGTACCGACGGAGGGCGCTTTCCCTTTGGGGCATTTTTGCCGTTTTTAATCTTTATCGTAGTAATAATTATCCTGGCGTCCCGTCGCAACCGCGGGGGTGGTTCGGGCGGCCGCAGGCGCGGCCTGGACCTCTGGGACGTGATCATCCTCAGCAACATGGGCCGGTCCGGTTCCTCCGGAGGCGGCTTTGGCGGGGGCGGCGGCTTTGGCGGCGGTTTCGGGGGCGGCTTCGGGGGCGGTGGCTTCGGGGGCGGCGGTGCCTCCGGGGGATGGTAA
- a CDS encoding TPM domain-containing protein, translating to MSEADALLSPEEETEVVRAIREAERQTSGEIRVHLEYTAQGDPMERAREVFLALKMENTRERNGVLIYVAARDHRFAIIGDKGIDKAVPAGFWDSTRDAMQNHFRNGRFAEGLIAGIRSAGRELKTHFPWKPDDTNELSNEISKG from the coding sequence ATGTCAGAAGCCGATGCCCTTTTAAGCCCGGAGGAAGAAACCGAGGTAGTTCGCGCTATCCGGGAGGCAGAACGACAAACCTCGGGGGAAATCCGCGTGCACCTGGAATACACGGCCCAGGGCGACCCCATGGAACGGGCCCGGGAGGTATTCCTCGCCCTGAAAATGGAGAATACCCGGGAGCGAAACGGGGTACTGATCTACGTCGCCGCCAGGGACCACCGTTTTGCCATTATCGGAGACAAGGGCATCGACAAGGCCGTTCCTGCTGGTTTCTGGGATTCTACCCGTGACGCCATGCAAAACCACTTTCGCAATGGCCGGTTTGCCGAAGGGCTCATCGCCGGCATCCGGAGTGCGGGCCGCGAACTAAAAACCCATTTTCCCTGGAAACCCGACGACACGAACGAACTGAGCAATGAGATTTCAAAAGGCTAG
- a CDS encoding LemA family protein → MKKWLIPLIIVVLVVFGVYRWAVSFNNTAVTYEANAETAWSNVESSYQRRNDLIGNLVKTVQGAADFERETLQEVIEARSRATSTTIDANNLSAAQLAEFQQAQSGLSSALSRLLVTVERYPELRANQNFLELQSQLEGTENRINVARDRYNEAVNTYDIHIKKFPNTILAGWFGFEEMPRYTADAGSEVAPDVNFDFD, encoded by the coding sequence ATGAAAAAATGGCTTATCCCTTTAATAATAGTCGTCCTCGTTGTTTTCGGCGTATATCGCTGGGCCGTGAGCTTCAACAACACGGCTGTCACCTATGAGGCCAATGCAGAAACCGCCTGGTCCAATGTGGAGAGTTCCTACCAGCGGCGGAACGACCTGATCGGCAACCTGGTAAAGACGGTGCAGGGAGCAGCGGATTTTGAGCGGGAAACCCTGCAGGAGGTGATTGAGGCCAGGTCCCGGGCAACCTCCACCACCATCGATGCCAACAACCTCAGCGCCGCCCAGCTGGCCGAATTCCAGCAGGCTCAGAGCGGCCTGTCCTCCGCCCTTTCCCGCCTGCTCGTGACCGTGGAACGCTACCCGGAATTGCGGGCCAACCAGAATTTCCTGGAATTGCAGAGCCAGTTGGAGGGCACCGAGAACCGCATCAACGTGGCCCGCGACCGCTACAATGAGGCCGTGAACACCTACGACATCCACATTAAAAAATTCCCGAACACCATCCTGGCAGGCTGGTTCGGCTTTGAGGAGATGCCGCGGTATACGGCAGATGCCGGCTCGGAAGTAGCTCCCGACGTGAATTTCGACTTCGACTAG
- a CDS encoding MerR family transcriptional regulator yields the protein MHVELPEKRYYGIGEVARAFDVNTSLIRFWEKEFDVLQPKKNAKGNRKFTPTDIKNLELIYHLVKERGFTLEGAKIHLKEHRQKTLSNFEIIRKLERVKAELTKIKDQL from the coding sequence ATGCACGTAGAACTTCCAGAGAAACGGTATTACGGCATTGGCGAAGTGGCCCGGGCCTTTGACGTGAACACCTCCCTGATCCGTTTCTGGGAAAAGGAATTCGACGTATTGCAGCCCAAGAAAAACGCCAAGGGAAACCGCAAGTTCACCCCCACGGATATCAAAAACCTGGAGTTGATCTACCACCTGGTCAAGGAGCGCGGTTTCACCCTGGAGGGCGCTAAGATCCACCTGAAGGAGCACCGCCAGAAAACCCTCAGCAATTTTGAGATTATTCGGAAACTCGAACGGGTTAAGGCGGAGCTGACCAAGATTAAGGACCAGCTCTGA
- a CDS encoding M23 family metallopeptidase yields the protein MTKVKYYYDPDTLSYRKIEPKKSRKYRNIALFVIASALFGFMGLMLLLNTNLLNTPRELALQREVNNFELRFELLNRKMDQMEQVLANIEDRDNNIYRLYFEANPIPEEQRRAGFGGVNRYKDLEGFNNSDMIIATTRRMEIIQKEMVIQSKSLDEITKLAAEKEELLAAIPAIQPINNDNLTRMASGYGWRSDPFTKARKMHWGMDFTAPRGTPVYASGNGTVSRADNNASGYGKHIRIDHGYGYMSLYAHLSKYNVRRGQQVKRGDLIGFVGSTGRSEAPHLHYEVWKDGDRINPINFYYGSLTAEEFDNMLIRANQENQSLD from the coding sequence ATGACTAAGGTTAAGTACTATTACGATCCGGACACGCTTTCCTACCGGAAGATTGAGCCGAAAAAGTCCCGGAAGTACCGGAATATCGCGCTTTTTGTGATTGCTTCCGCCTTATTCGGCTTTATGGGCCTTATGCTGTTGCTCAATACGAACCTGCTCAACACGCCCAGGGAACTCGCCCTGCAGCGGGAAGTGAACAATTTTGAATTGCGGTTTGAGCTCCTGAACCGCAAAATGGACCAGATGGAACAGGTACTGGCCAATATCGAAGACCGGGACAACAATATCTACCGCCTGTATTTTGAGGCGAACCCGATTCCGGAGGAACAGCGCCGGGCCGGGTTCGGCGGAGTAAACCGCTACAAGGACCTGGAAGGGTTCAACAATTCGGATATGATCATCGCCACCACGAGGCGTATGGAGATCATCCAGAAGGAGATGGTCATCCAGTCCAAATCTCTGGACGAGATCACCAAACTGGCGGCTGAAAAGGAGGAATTGCTTGCGGCCATTCCGGCTATACAACCCATCAACAACGATAACCTTACCCGAATGGCCTCCGGGTACGGTTGGCGCTCGGATCCCTTTACCAAAGCGCGCAAAATGCATTGGGGCATGGATTTTACTGCTCCGCGGGGCACACCCGTCTACGCTTCCGGCAACGGGACCGTATCGCGGGCAGACAACAACGCCTCCGGCTACGGAAAGCACATCCGGATCGACCACGGCTACGGATATATGTCCCTGTATGCCCACCTGAGCAAGTACAACGTCCGCCGCGGCCAGCAGGTCAAGCGCGGGGACCTGATCGGTTTTGTGGGAAGTACCGGGCGGAGCGAGGCGCCCCACCTGCACTACGAGGTATGGAAGGACGGCGACCGGATCAACCCGATCAATTTCTACTACGGCAGCCTCACGGCCGAGGAATTCGATAACATGCTCATCCGCGCCAACCAGGAAAACCAATCGCTCGACTGA
- the alaS gene encoding alanine--tRNA ligase, translating to MTSREIRSRFLTFFKDRGHRIVPSAPLVVKDDPTLLFVNAGMNPFKEYFLGVSNPKYPRVADTQKCLRVSGKHNDLEEVGRDTYHHTLFEMLGNWSFGDYFKEETIGWAWEFLTEVCGIDRDRLYVTIFEGSSDADALERDQEAYDFWKAILPEDRILMGSKKDNFWEMGDQGPCGPCSEIHVDIRPEEERRKTPGSELVNQDHPEVVEIWNLVFIQYNRKADGSLEPLPEKHIDTGMGFERLCMVLQGVRSNYDTDLFTPLIREIGKITGKDYGQSEEDDIAIRVIADHIRAVSFTIADGQLPGNSGAGYVIRRILRRAIRYGFTFLGAREPFMFRLVGTLVAEMGEAFPELAEQRRLVENVVREEEVSFLKTLEQGLARLDAVIAETRGKTVDGGRAFELYDTFGFPIDLTSLILRERGYELDRQGFDAAMKEQKDRSRAASESAAEDWVKVHPGPASEFVGYDALEARSRIRKYRKVESKKTGTLYQLVLDTTPFYPEGGGQVGDSGHLEGSGGAVTEILDTRKENNEILHITEALPEDPGAEFLAVVDAERRKQTRRNHTATHLLHQALREVLGSHVEQKGSAVQPGYLRFDFSHFSKLKDEELRRVEDFVNERIADGLDVEIKKGVPMQEALEAGAMALFGEKYGDTVRTVRFGDSIELCGGTHADNTAEIWHFKILSESAVAAGVRRIEAITSDAVREYFADKERVLEAIRTRLKNAQDPLQAVESLQEENAGLKKELERLKREQAGNLKGDLKSALDKRDGVHFLARQVDLDASSMKDLAFQLGGEVEDLFLLLGSEQDGKALLTLYISKGLAAEKDLNAGAIIRELGKHIQGGGGGQPFFATAGGKNPSGIGKALEAAASYLQ from the coding sequence ATGACTTCCAGAGAGATACGAAGCCGATTTTTAACATTTTTCAAAGACCGCGGACACCGGATCGTGCCTTCGGCCCCCCTGGTGGTCAAAGACGATCCCACCCTGCTGTTTGTCAACGCCGGGATGAACCCCTTCAAGGAGTATTTCCTGGGGGTGAGCAACCCGAAATACCCCCGAGTGGCCGACACCCAGAAGTGCCTCCGGGTAAGCGGCAAACACAACGACCTGGAAGAGGTGGGCAGGGACACCTACCACCACACATTGTTTGAGATGCTCGGCAACTGGAGTTTCGGCGATTATTTCAAGGAGGAAACCATCGGGTGGGCCTGGGAATTCCTGACGGAAGTCTGCGGGATCGACAGGGACCGGCTCTATGTGACCATTTTTGAGGGAAGTTCCGATGCGGACGCCCTGGAGCGCGACCAGGAGGCCTATGACTTTTGGAAGGCCATCCTGCCGGAAGACCGGATCCTGATGGGGTCCAAAAAAGACAATTTCTGGGAAATGGGCGACCAGGGGCCCTGCGGCCCCTGTTCGGAGATCCACGTCGATATCCGCCCGGAAGAAGAACGCCGGAAAACCCCCGGGTCCGAACTGGTCAACCAGGACCACCCCGAGGTGGTGGAGATCTGGAACCTGGTTTTTATTCAGTATAACCGAAAGGCGGACGGCAGCCTGGAGCCCCTTCCGGAGAAGCACATCGACACGGGCATGGGCTTTGAACGGCTGTGCATGGTCCTGCAGGGGGTTCGGTCCAATTACGATACGGACCTGTTTACCCCGCTGATCAGGGAGATCGGAAAGATCACCGGCAAGGATTACGGCCAATCGGAGGAGGACGATATTGCCATCCGCGTCATTGCCGACCATATCCGGGCCGTATCTTTTACCATCGCAGACGGCCAGCTTCCAGGCAACTCGGGTGCCGGCTATGTGATCCGTCGGATCCTCCGCCGCGCCATCCGCTACGGGTTTACCTTCCTGGGTGCCCGGGAGCCTTTTATGTTCCGCCTGGTGGGTACCCTGGTGGCGGAGATGGGGGAGGCCTTCCCGGAGTTGGCCGAACAACGCCGGCTGGTCGAAAACGTGGTACGGGAAGAAGAAGTTTCCTTCCTGAAGACCCTGGAACAGGGGTTGGCGCGCCTGGATGCCGTAATCGCCGAAACCCGGGGGAAAACCGTGGATGGCGGCAGGGCCTTTGAACTGTACGACACCTTTGGGTTCCCCATCGACCTGACCTCGCTCATCCTCCGGGAGCGCGGCTACGAACTGGACCGCCAGGGGTTCGACGCGGCCATGAAGGAGCAGAAGGACCGCTCCCGGGCGGCCTCCGAGAGCGCTGCCGAAGATTGGGTGAAAGTACATCCGGGGCCGGCTTCCGAGTTCGTAGGCTACGATGCGCTGGAAGCCCGCTCCCGAATCCGGAAATACCGGAAAGTCGAGAGCAAGAAGACCGGCACGCTATACCAACTGGTTTTGGATACCACCCCGTTTTACCCGGAGGGCGGCGGCCAGGTGGGGGATAGCGGCCACCTCGAGGGTTCTGGCGGCGCGGTTACGGAAATTCTAGACACCCGGAAGGAGAACAACGAAATCCTGCACATTACCGAAGCATTGCCCGAAGACCCCGGTGCCGAATTCCTCGCCGTGGTGGATGCCGAGAGGCGTAAGCAGACCCGGCGCAACCACACGGCCACCCACCTGCTGCACCAGGCGCTGCGGGAGGTCCTGGGTAGTCACGTGGAACAAAAGGGCTCTGCCGTTCAGCCCGGGTATCTCAGGTTCGATTTCTCGCATTTTTCAAAGTTGAAGGACGAGGAACTCAGGCGCGTTGAGGACTTTGTCAATGAGCGGATAGCAGACGGCCTTGACGTGGAAATAAAAAAAGGGGTCCCCATGCAGGAAGCCCTGGAAGCGGGGGCCATGGCCCTGTTCGGCGAAAAGTACGGCGATACGGTCCGCACAGTCCGTTTCGGGGATTCCATCGAGCTCTGCGGGGGCACCCACGCGGATAATACCGCCGAGATCTGGCATTTTAAAATCCTCTCGGAAAGTGCTGTCGCAGCCGGCGTAAGGCGTATCGAGGCGATAACATCCGATGCGGTACGGGAGTACTTTGCCGACAAAGAACGCGTACTGGAGGCCATCCGGACCCGGTTGAAAAACGCCCAGGACCCGTTGCAGGCTGTAGAGAGCCTGCAGGAGGAGAACGCCGGGTTGAAAAAAGAACTCGAAAGACTTAAGCGGGAACAGGCTGGCAACCTCAAGGGCGACCTCAAGTCGGCCCTTGATAAGCGGGATGGGGTCCATTTCCTCGCCCGGCAGGTAGACCTGGATGCCTCCTCCATGAAAGACCTGGCTTTCCAGCTGGGCGGGGAGGTGGAAGACCTTTTTCTGCTGCTTGGGTCAGAGCAGGACGGGAAGGCCCTCCTGACGCTGTATATTTCCAAGGGGCTGGCAGCGGAGAAAGACCTGAATGCCGGGGCCATTATCCGGGAACTCGGCAAACACATCCAGGGAGGGGGCGGCGGACAGCCGTTCTTTGCCACGGCCGGGGGAAAAAACCCCTCGGGCATTGGGAAAGCCCTGGAGGCGGCTGCAAGTTATTTGCAATAA
- a CDS encoding DUF4230 domain-containing protein: MKRFIAGVLLALAAVLIYRSCRQESERESVLQEQSLLIQKQLEQVSKLIVTEGHFAEVYTYEDSRELFGSLLSARKRALVVVNARATVAYDLEGLSYRLDRETRTLHLLHIPEPEIAIVPDIEYYDVTADFLNPFGAEDYNAIKHRVTERIRSQVEASTLRSNAQNRLLSELAEFWVLTRSMGWQLTYQERPLDTVPGPDVFRD; this comes from the coding sequence ATGAAAAGATTTATCGCAGGCGTTTTACTGGCACTGGCGGCCGTCCTGATCTACCGGTCCTGCCGGCAGGAGTCCGAACGCGAATCGGTGTTGCAGGAGCAGTCCCTGCTGATTCAGAAACAGCTGGAGCAGGTCTCCAAACTGATTGTGACCGAAGGACACTTTGCAGAGGTATACACCTACGAGGATTCCCGGGAATTATTCGGATCCCTGTTGTCTGCCCGCAAACGGGCCCTGGTGGTAGTCAATGCCCGCGCCACGGTAGCGTATGACCTGGAAGGGCTTTCCTACCGGCTCGACCGGGAAACCCGAACGCTGCACCTGCTGCACATCCCCGAACCGGAGATTGCGATTGTACCGGATATCGAGTACTACGATGTGACGGCAGACTTCCTGAACCCCTTCGGGGCAGAGGATTACAACGCGATCAAGCACCGGGTAACAGAGCGCATCCGCAGTCAGGTGGAAGCTTCCACCCTGCGCAGCAATGCGCAAAACCGCCTTTTGAGCGAACTGGCGGAATTCTGGGTGCTCACCCGGTCCATGGGCTGGCAACTCACCTATCAGGAGCGCCCCCTGGACACGGTGCCGGGGCCGGATGTCTTCCGCGATTAA
- a CDS encoding M61 metallopeptidase family protein, with protein MRRIVFLCRVIAPALFVMFSGCQPEPVLPGLDYKISRSSWDSLPALQVRIAFQPAENGKTRLLFADNAWGQDSLWNTVKDLRMHAGQGTSVINRDSGWVEISHATGTGPLEVGYKIIQDQPLSGDPSLTYRPIVQPEYFHVFAHNLLMVPEHYQAGGKAGEGQGQASGEGFGNRAAVRLSWEGWEAPGVVHNSFGSQQPEQDLGAIDLDRFMSAVFVGGDFRVLTADVKGNTVHLAIRGDWIPFSPEEVMDLLRQTLAAQRDFWQDHSQPYFTVTMRPFSLERGSSYQGTGLTNSFATSVSNNASTSLDQLVYLFNHELMHNWIGHAIENESEEAQYWFSEGFTEYYTAKNIAAYGIAGKDWGYYIEAVNEKIRQLAASPVRTAPNSDITYENFWSSRDYEKLPYYRGFLFAFYLDQQIRAVSERRKSLDNLMRDLLKDSREKGIKLSGGHFVKRANAYLVEDLQPFFHKYIENGELLPLEDYFRDLELDFKTGADLFHLGFTFSPERDSVISVDPESAAFASGVRKGDRVLSRSIYMGATDKEVELVVRRNGREYPVSYLPRRKEPIPQLLDTPENREALSK; from the coding sequence ATGCGCCGAATCGTTTTCCTGTGCCGGGTAATCGCCCCGGCCCTTTTCGTCATGTTTTCCGGGTGCCAGCCGGAACCCGTCCTGCCGGGTCTCGATTATAAGATATCCCGGAGTTCCTGGGATTCCCTGCCCGCCCTTCAGGTAAGGATTGCCTTCCAGCCCGCAGAAAATGGGAAAACCCGACTGCTGTTTGCCGACAATGCCTGGGGGCAGGACAGCCTCTGGAATACCGTGAAAGACCTCCGTATGCATGCCGGCCAGGGCACGTCGGTCATCAACCGGGACAGCGGCTGGGTGGAGATCAGCCACGCGACTGGCACCGGCCCCCTGGAGGTTGGCTATAAAATCATCCAGGACCAACCGCTTTCCGGGGATCCCTCCCTGACCTACCGACCAATCGTCCAACCAGAGTATTTCCATGTATTTGCGCATAACCTGCTGATGGTGCCCGAGCATTACCAGGCGGGCGGGAAGGCCGGGGAGGGACAAGGGCAGGCTTCCGGAGAAGGTTTCGGAAACCGGGCTGCCGTGAGGCTTTCCTGGGAAGGATGGGAAGCCCCTGGGGTGGTCCACAATAGTTTTGGCAGCCAACAACCGGAGCAGGACCTGGGCGCCATCGACCTGGATCGGTTTATGAGTGCGGTGTTTGTCGGGGGGGATTTCCGGGTGCTGACCGCCGACGTAAAGGGCAATACCGTCCACCTGGCCATCCGGGGCGACTGGATACCCTTTTCGCCCGAAGAGGTCATGGATCTTCTCCGGCAAACCCTTGCCGCCCAGCGGGACTTCTGGCAGGACCACAGCCAGCCTTATTTTACCGTGACGATGCGCCCCTTCTCCCTGGAGCGGGGCAGTAGTTACCAGGGCACGGGCCTTACCAATTCTTTTGCCACTTCCGTCTCCAACAATGCTTCCACGTCCCTGGATCAGTTGGTATACCTGTTCAACCACGAACTTATGCACAACTGGATTGGCCACGCCATTGAGAATGAATCGGAGGAAGCCCAGTATTGGTTCAGCGAGGGTTTCACCGAATACTACACGGCCAAAAACATCGCTGCCTACGGAATTGCCGGGAAGGACTGGGGGTATTACATCGAAGCGGTGAACGAGAAAATTCGGCAACTGGCAGCCTCCCCCGTCCGTACGGCCCCCAATAGCGATATTACATATGAAAATTTCTGGAGCAGCCGGGATTATGAAAAGCTCCCCTATTATCGCGGATTCCTGTTTGCGTTTTACCTGGACCAGCAGATCCGGGCTGTTTCCGAACGTCGCAAAAGCCTGGACAACCTGATGCGGGACTTGTTGAAGGACAGCCGGGAGAAGGGGATTAAGCTTTCCGGAGGCCATTTTGTAAAGCGTGCCAATGCCTACCTGGTGGAGGATTTGCAGCCGTTTTTTCACAAATACATCGAAAACGGGGAGCTCCTGCCCCTGGAAGATTACTTCCGCGACCTGGAATTGGATTTTAAAACGGGTGCCGACCTGTTCCACCTGGGCTTTACTTTCAGCCCGGAGCGCGACTCCGTTATTTCAGTCGACCCGGAATCCGCGGCATTTGCCTCCGGTGTCCGCAAGGGGGATCGGGTTCTATCCCGGAGCATCTACATGGGGGCTACCGACAAAGAAGTAGAACTGGTCGTGCGGCGCAATGGGAGGGAATATCCGGTAAGTTATCTTCCCAGGCGCAAGGAACCCATCCCGCAGCTTCTGGACACCCCGGAGAACCGGGAGGCGCTCAGTAAGTAA